The proteins below are encoded in one region of Apostichopus japonicus isolate 1M-3 chromosome 22, ASM3797524v1, whole genome shotgun sequence:
- the LOC139964034 gene encoding proteasome subunit beta type-7-like, which translates to MSSAPLVAPPSSGGFVFENVRRNALLERNGLKGPTARKTGTTIAGIVFKDGIILGADTRATEDTIVADKNCSKIHFIAPNIYCCGAGTAADTEMTTQMISSNLELHRLSTGKEVRVVTANRMLKQMLFRYQGYVGAALVLGGVDINGPHLYSIYPHGSTNKLPYCTMGSGSLAAMSVFEDRYKQDMEEEDAKKLVRDAIAAGIFNDLGSGTNIDLCVIKKGKVDYLRPYDEANVKGVRQGDYSYKRGTTAVLTKMVTPLSLDVIDTTVEVMEVS; encoded by the exons ATGTCGTCTGCACCTCTTGTAGCCCCACCTTCTTCGGGTGGGTTCGTCTTTGAAAACGTCAGGAG AAATGCTTTGTTAGAAAGGAATGGACTAAAGGGACCCACAGCAAGAAAAACAGGGACAACTATTGCTGGAATAGTTTTCAAG GATGGCATTATCCTTGGTGCTGACACAAGAGCCACAGAAGACACGATTGTTGCTGACAAGAATTGTTCCAAGATTCATTTTATTGCTCCAAATATCTA CTGCTGTGGTGCGGGCACAGCTGCGGACACAGAGATGACGACACAGATGATCTCTTCCAATCTGGAATTACACCGTCTGTCGACCGGGAAGGAAGTTAGAGTCGTCACTGCCAACAGAATGCTGAAACAAATGCTGTTTAG ATACCAAGGTTACGTCGGTGCAGCTTTGGTCCTCGGCGGTGTAGATATCAACGGTCCACACCTGTACAGCATTTACCCGCACGGTTCCACCAACAAACTACCGTACTGCACGATGGGATCGGGTTCCCTGGCTGCCATGTCCGTCTTTGAAGATCGCTATAAACAGGATATGGAG GAGGAAGACGCCAAGAAACTGGTACGTGATGCCATAGCTGCTGGTATATTCAACGACTTAGGATCGGGAACCAACATTGACCTCTGCGTCATTAAGAAGGGCAAAGTGGATTATCTCAGGCCATATGATGAGGCTAATGTTAAAGGAGTGAG GCAAGGAGACTACAGTTACAAGAGGGGAACGACAGCAGTCTTGACCAAGATGGTGACACCACTATCACTAGACGTTATAGATACTACAGTAGAAGTTATGGAAGTGTCTTAG